From Gordonia crocea, the proteins below share one genomic window:
- a CDS encoding phytoene/squalene synthase family protein, protein MTADRGYRVAESLSAIHGRTYHLASRLLPAPQRRAVHALYGFARTADDIVDLPVVGPDDRLARLDALFAGLDATRSGGPIEIDRSGGPIEIDRSGGPIEIDRSGGPIDVRLPPDTIALLAAVADASQRFGLTPGQFAAFHHSMRMDLPAAPEFTDRYRDMAHLREYTRGSAAVIGEMLVPLLGADATRPDTLAHAGALGEAFQLTNFLRDVGEDLDRNRIYLPADELAAFGVDEAGLRACRERARVSRPVRRAIAHLVAVNRDWYRRADAGIEDLPRRTRPAIRAAARSYADILRVIEERGYDVFAGRAVVPARTRVRHAVAALF, encoded by the coding sequence ATGACCGCCGACCGCGGGTACCGGGTCGCCGAGTCGCTGAGCGCCATCCACGGGCGCACCTACCACCTGGCCTCCCGCCTCCTGCCCGCTCCGCAGCGGCGCGCCGTTCACGCACTCTATGGGTTTGCCCGCACCGCCGACGACATCGTCGACCTCCCGGTCGTCGGGCCCGATGACCGGCTGGCCCGGCTCGACGCGCTTTTTGCCGGGCTCGACGCGACCCGGTCCGGAGGACCGATAGAAATCGACCGGTCCGGAGGACCGATAGAAATCGACCGGTCCGGAGGACCGATAGAAATCGACCGGTCCGGAGGACCGATAGATGTCCGGCTGCCGCCCGACACGATCGCCCTTCTCGCCGCCGTGGCCGATGCATCCCAGCGCTTCGGCCTGACCCCGGGCCAGTTCGCGGCCTTCCACCACTCGATGCGGATGGATCTGCCCGCCGCACCCGAGTTCACCGACCGGTATCGGGACATGGCCCACCTGCGCGAATACACCCGGGGATCGGCGGCGGTGATCGGCGAGATGCTGGTCCCGCTCCTGGGCGCCGACGCGACCCGACCGGACACTCTCGCCCACGCCGGCGCCCTAGGCGAGGCCTTCCAGCTGACCAACTTCCTGCGCGACGTCGGTGAGGACCTCGACCGGAACCGCATCTACCTCCCCGCCGACGAACTGGCGGCCTTCGGAGTCGACGAGGCGGGGCTGCGCGCCTGCCGGGAACGCGCCCGGGTGTCCCGGCCGGTGCGTCGGGCCATCGCGCACCTGGTGGCGGTCAACCGCGATTGGTACCGCCGGGCCGACGCCGGGATCGAGGACCTGCCGCGGCGGACCCGGCCGGCGATCCGGGCCGCGGCGAGGTCCTACGCCGACATCCTGCGGGTGATCGAAGAGCGCGGTTACGACGTGTTCGCCGGCCGGGCCGTCGTCCCCGCCCGCACCCGGGTCCGCCACGCCGTCGCGGCACTGTTCTGA
- a CDS encoding TetR/AcrR family transcriptional regulator — MHVATIIPIPQLVERLPAQPPARLDPLLDATVACLARHGLSKTSVADIAREAGVAPSTVYRNLGSVDDAVLAVIARDGHRLIGRIPEVVDGVEGPRVITVFLAESVRQIREHPVVGKLIRDEAEWVGRLATRRLDALLDEAAQVTAPLLTAAMAAGMVAEQDALALAHWIVRIGSTCVFSPPPGELGTALDALLLPVLRP; from the coding sequence ATGCATGTCGCCACGATCATCCCCATCCCACAGCTCGTCGAGCGGCTTCCGGCACAGCCACCGGCCCGACTCGACCCGCTGCTCGACGCCACTGTCGCCTGTCTGGCCCGGCACGGCCTGTCGAAGACCTCGGTGGCCGACATCGCCCGTGAGGCCGGTGTCGCACCGAGCACGGTCTACCGCAATCTGGGGTCGGTCGATGACGCCGTCCTGGCGGTCATCGCCCGAGACGGCCACCGACTGATCGGACGCATCCCCGAGGTCGTCGACGGCGTCGAGGGGCCACGGGTGATCACCGTGTTCCTGGCCGAATCGGTGCGTCAGATCCGCGAGCACCCGGTGGTCGGCAAACTGATCCGCGACGAGGCCGAGTGGGTGGGCAGGCTCGCCACCCGCCGACTCGACGCGCTGCTGGACGAGGCGGCCCAGGTCACCGCCCCGCTGCTGACGGCCGCGATGGCCGCCGGGATGGTCGCGGAGCAGGACGCGCTGGCCCTGGCGCACTGGATCGTGCGGATCGGGTCGACCTGTGTCTTCTCGCCACCGCCGGGCGAACTGGGTACCGCGCTCGACGCGTTGCTGCTGCCCGTCTTGCGCCCCTGA
- a CDS encoding oxygenase MpaB family protein produces the protein MATFATVGSALADLEFNRRDHEDRPLRPIPPGRDQFSARWLPSRRYLFGPWRTIEATIPASDFTRARDDMFWQADEHMIPVVDLFHSAGPSAVRPMFEQMLTGGIDAVPDAPSALVDFFAQLAEPPAWFDRRSADRGRLLISSASLSAQRLVLGWALFETAMTGDISAATGATGRFKRDSVRRYAETFRMFALAMKPDIYDRDSEVFQTIVRVRLMHALASRGLRRAWGDEHYLRFGEPIAATSLLAFGNGPLLTRLVDHRLGRKLSARDLDDIAMFAGWFGHLIGAPDRLRAADGEEMIRSLDYVFSRGGDPSGWREELMHTVRQPIDALVDAYLPWVPGNARSVVSAAGCKVFAAGAITPLVPVFGIEEIHEFIDGAPEFRFPYRIHADLFGRVASLNARSAGIRDRVPGATLVRRTLYRNGPPGIDQAVDGLAAFARRYHDIAMAYTHHDASTTGRGLGSSRLAPAAG, from the coding sequence ATGGCCACATTCGCTACGGTGGGTTCCGCCCTCGCCGACCTCGAGTTCAACCGCCGCGACCACGAGGACCGGCCACTGCGGCCGATCCCGCCGGGCCGCGACCAATTCTCGGCCCGGTGGCTGCCCAGTCGCCGGTACCTGTTCGGCCCGTGGCGCACCATCGAGGCCACCATCCCCGCGTCCGACTTCACCAGGGCCCGCGACGACATGTTCTGGCAGGCCGACGAACACATGATCCCCGTCGTCGACCTGTTCCACTCGGCGGGACCGAGCGCGGTCCGCCCGATGTTCGAACAGATGCTCACCGGCGGGATCGACGCCGTTCCCGATGCGCCGTCGGCGCTCGTCGACTTCTTCGCCCAACTCGCCGAACCGCCGGCGTGGTTCGACCGGCGCAGCGCCGATCGCGGCCGGTTGCTGATCTCCTCGGCCTCGTTGTCGGCACAACGCCTGGTCCTGGGCTGGGCTTTGTTCGAAACCGCCATGACCGGGGACATCTCGGCCGCCACCGGGGCCACCGGCCGGTTCAAACGCGACTCGGTCCGCCGCTACGCCGAAACGTTCCGCATGTTCGCGCTGGCCATGAAGCCCGACATCTACGACCGGGACTCCGAGGTGTTCCAGACCATCGTCCGGGTGCGGCTCATGCACGCGCTGGCCAGCCGCGGCCTCCGCCGCGCCTGGGGTGACGAGCACTACCTGCGGTTCGGCGAGCCGATCGCGGCCACCTCCCTGCTCGCCTTTGGCAACGGCCCCCTGCTCACCCGCCTCGTCGACCACCGCCTGGGACGGAAGCTCTCGGCGCGCGACCTCGACGACATCGCCATGTTCGCCGGGTGGTTCGGACACCTCATCGGCGCCCCCGACCGGTTGCGCGCCGCCGACGGGGAGGAGATGATCCGCTCCCTGGACTACGTGTTCTCCCGCGGCGGCGACCCGTCGGGCTGGCGCGAAGAACTCATGCACACGGTCCGACAACCGATCGACGCCCTCGTCGACGCCTATCTCCCCTGGGTCCCCGGCAACGCCCGGTCAGTGGTCTCCGCGGCCGGTTGCAAGGTCTTCGCCGCGGGCGCGATCACCCCGCTCGTCCCGGTCTTCGGCATCGAGGAGATCCACGAGTTCATCGACGGCGCACCCGAATTCCGGTTCCCGTACCGCATCCATGCCGACCTGTTCGGCCGCGTCGCGTCGCTCAACGCACGGTCGGCGGGTATTCGCGACCGGGTACCCGGTGCCACCCTCGTCCGGCGCACGCTCTACCGCAACGGCCCGCCCGGGATCGACCAGGCGGTCGACGGCCTGGCCGCGTTCGCCCGGCGCTATCACGACATCGCCATGGCCTACACCCACCACGACGCGTCGACCACCGGCCGCGGATTGGGCTCGTCGCGCTTGGCGCCGGCCGCCGGTTAG
- a CDS encoding Rv2175c family DNA-binding protein gives MSSLPLSDDCLPADAEVLPLDRVAARLGVSTNRVRTLIRDHHLLAVSRGGEPGVPALFLDEHGLAKHFTGLVEVLLDGGFSRDDAMRWLFTDIEDLGLYPAAALHTHSAREVIRRAQAAAF, from the coding sequence GTGAGTTCGCTGCCTTTGTCTGACGACTGTCTGCCCGCCGACGCCGAGGTCCTGCCGCTCGACCGGGTCGCGGCCCGCCTGGGGGTGTCGACGAACCGTGTGCGGACCCTGATCCGCGACCACCACCTGCTGGCCGTGTCCCGCGGCGGGGAGCCCGGCGTCCCGGCGCTGTTCCTCGACGAGCACGGGCTGGCCAAGCATTTCACGGGCTTGGTCGAGGTGCTGCTCGACGGCGGTTTCAGCCGCGACGACGCGATGCGGTGGCTGTTCACCGACATCGAGGACCTCGGGCTGTACCCGGCCGCCGCGTTACACACCCATTCCGCGCGCGAGGTCATCCGCCGCGCGCAGGCGGCGGCCTTCTAG